AGGCCCACCTTGGCGAGCAGTGCCCGCGCTCGCGCCTCGCGATCGGCCGTGTCGGCGCCCACACCATGGATGGCCATGGGCTCGACCAGCGTCTGGCCGATCGTGAAGCGCGGATTGAGCGATGCGTACGGGTTCTGGAACACGACCTGGATGCGGCGGCGCATCGGCAGCATCTCGCGCTTGGACAGCTTGAGCAGGTCGCGGCCGTCGAACATCACCTGGCCGGCCGTCGGTCCGCCGCTGGGCTCGTGCAGGCGCAGCAGCGTGAGGCCCATCGTCGTCTTGCCCGAGCCCGACTCGCCCACCACGCCGAGCGTGTGGCCGCGCCGCAGCTGAAAGCTGGCGCCGCGCACCGCCCGGAACTCCTTGCGGCCGAACACCCCCGCGCGCAACCAGAAGCTCTTGGCCAGTCCCGTGGCTTCGATGATGACCGGCGCGGCCGGGTCCTTGGCCTTGCCGGCGAGGGCCGAGCCGCGGCCGGCCATGTGGTCGTCGATGACCATCAGCCGCGCGCCGCGGTGCTCCAGCGTCGGACGGCAGGCCAGCAGCGCCTTGGTGTAGCTGTCCTTCGGCTGGGCGAAGATGTCGGCCACCGGCCCCTGCTCGCGCACGACGCCGTTGCGCATCACCACCACGTGGTCGGCGATCTCGCCCACGACGCCGAGATCGTGGCTGATGAACAGCATGCTCATGCGGTGCTGCTCCTTCAGCTTGCCGAGCAGCTCCATGATCTGGCGCTGGATCGTCACGTCGAGCGCGGTGGTGGGCTCGTCTGCGATCAGCAGCTTGGGCTCGCAGGCGAGCGCCATCGCGATCATCACGCGCTGCTGCTGGCCGCCCGACAGCTCGTGCGGATAGGCCTTGAGCCGCCGCTTGGGCTCGGGCAGGCCCACCTCGTTCAGCAGCGCCTCGGCGCGCACCATCGCCTGCCTGGGCGTCATCCCGAGATGGCGGATCAGCGGCTCGCAGAGCTGGTGCCCGACGGTGAACACCGGGTTCAGCGAAGTCATCGGATCCTGGAACACGCAGGCGATGTCGCGCCCGCGCAGCGCCTGCAGCTCGGGCAGCGTGGCGGCCAGCATGTCGCGGCCCATGAAGGTGATGGCGCCGTGCCGCTCGGCGTTGTCCGGCAGCAGGTTGAGGATGGACATCGCCGTGACGCTCTTGCCCGAGCCCGACTCGCCGACCAGCGCGACGGTGGTGTTCTCGGGCACGTCGAAGCTGACGCCGACGTCGCCGCGGCCGACGGCCTGGGCGCGCTGCATGACGCCGTCCTCGACGCCCATGCGGAAGGTGACGCGCAGATCCTTGATCGACAGCAGCATGAGTTATTTCCCTCTGCGCAGCGCGCGCATGCGGAGCGGCCGGGCGGCGCTCATTCGAGTCCGCGCAGCTTCGGATCGAGCGCGTCGCGCAACGCATCCGTGAACAACGAGAAGGCGGTGACGAACACCGCCATGAAGGCCGTGGCGGCGACCAGCTGCCACCAGTGGCCGAGGATCAGCTCGCTCTGCGCTTCGGCCAGCATGGTGCCCCACGACACATCGTCGACGCCGACGCCCAGGCCCAGGTACGACAGGATGACCTCGAACTTGATGAAGCCGACCACCAGCAGCGACATGCGCACCAGGATCACGTGGCTCACGTTGGGCAGGATGTGGCGGAACATGCGCGACGCGGTGGAGGCGCCCACCGCCTCGGCCGAGCGGACGTAGTCGCGCACCGAGTGCTTCAGGAATTCCGCGCGCACCTGGCGGTACACGCCGGTCCAGCCGACCAGCGCCAGGATGATGGCCACGCTGCCGATGCCGCGCCCGAACACGGCCGCGAAGCACAGCAGCAGCAGGATCTCGGGGATCGATGTGAACACGCTGTACAGCCACTCGAGGAAGTCGCCCACCTTGCCGCCGAAGAAGCCGGCCAGCGCGCCGAGCAGCGTGCCGATCAGCGTGGCGACCAGGGCGGCGACCAGGCCCACGAAGACCGAGGTCTGCGTGCCCTTCAGCGCCTTGGCCAGCACGTCGCGCCCCAGCCGGTCGCCGCCGAACGGCAGCGTCTCGGCCTTGGGCACTTCGGTGGTCTTGTACTTGGCCGCGCGCTCCTCCCATTCCTTGTAGCGTGCCGCCAGCGGGTCGACGTCGGAGATGTCGACGTTCGGTCCCTTCGGCCCTTCGACCGCTGCCGCTTCCGTCTTCGCCCCCGGGCCCATGAAGGTGGGCGGTGCACTCGGCACGCCGACTTCCTTCTGCCAGCTGCGTGCCATCAGGCCGGTGGCGCTCAGCAGGATGAGCACGACGAAGAGCAGCACGACGGCCAGCGACACCATGCCGACGCGGTCGGAGCGCAGGCGTCGCCAGGCGGCGTGCCAGACGCCTTCGGAGCGCTGCGGCTTCGCCCCCGCACCGGGCTTCGGATGCTCGAGAACGGCGCTCATTTGAGAACCACCCGCGGGTCGACCATCTTGTAGAGGACGTCGACGGCCAGGTTGATGAGCATCGTGAGCATCGCCAGGTAGACGGTGAGCGCCTGCAGCACGGGGTAGTCGCTGCGGTTGACCGCCAGGATCACCTCGCGGCCCAGGCCGGGGATGGAGAAGAACACCTCGATCAGGAACGAGCCGACGAACACGCCCGGCAGCGCCAGCCCGATGTTGGTGAGGATGGGGATCAGCGCGTTGCGCAGCACGTGCTTGAACAGCACGGTGCCTTCGGTCATGCCCTTGGCGCGCGCGGTGCGCACGTAGTCATGGCCGAGCTCGTCGAGGAAGAACGTGCGGTACAGGCGGGTCTGCGGCGCGATGCCCACCAGCAGCGCCAGCATCACCGGCAGCGGCACGTAGGTCACCAGGTTCTTCAGCACGCTGTCGCTCCAGCCCTGCACCGGGAACCAGCCGAGCTGGAAGCCGAACACGTACTGGCCGAGGATGATGTAGACGAGGAACGAGATCGACAGCGCGACGGTGGTGATGACCATGATCGTGCGGTCGGCCAGCGAGCCGCGCCGGTACGCGACCCACATCGCGATCGGCAGCGCGAGCAGCGCGTCGAGGATGAGGATGGGCAGCATCACCGTCAGCGTGGCCGGCAGCCGCGTGGCGAAGATGTTGGCCACCGACTCGTTCGTGGCCCAGCTGCGG
The Piscinibacter sp. XHJ-5 DNA segment above includes these coding regions:
- a CDS encoding dipeptide ABC transporter ATP-binding protein, with product MLLSIKDLRVTFRMGVEDGVMQRAQAVGRGDVGVSFDVPENTTVALVGESGSGKSVTAMSILNLLPDNAERHGAITFMGRDMLAATLPELQALRGRDIACVFQDPMTSLNPVFTVGHQLCEPLIRHLGMTPRQAMVRAEALLNEVGLPEPKRRLKAYPHELSGGQQQRVMIAMALACEPKLLIADEPTTALDVTIQRQIMELLGKLKEQHRMSMLFISHDLGVVGEIADHVVVMRNGVVREQGPVADIFAQPKDSYTKALLACRPTLEHRGARLMVIDDHMAGRGSALAGKAKDPAAPVIIEATGLAKSFWLRAGVFGRKEFRAVRGASFQLRRGHTLGVVGESGSGKTTMGLTLLRLHEPSGGPTAGQVMFDGRDLLKLSKREMLPMRRRIQVVFQNPYASLNPRFTIGQTLVEPMAIHGVGADTADREARARALLAKVGLDDSAMFRYPHEFSGGQRQRIAIARCLTLNPEVLVLDEAVSALDVSVQAQVLNLLKDLQDELGLSYIFISHDLAVVRFMADEVLVMKDGEVVEQATVEEILDRPKQEYTRRLMGAIPRGYRAAA
- a CDS encoding ABC transporter permease, with product MSAVLEHPKPGAGAKPQRSEGVWHAAWRRLRSDRVGMVSLAVVLLFVVLILLSATGLMARSWQKEVGVPSAPPTFMGPGAKTEAAAVEGPKGPNVDISDVDPLAARYKEWEERAAKYKTTEVPKAETLPFGGDRLGRDVLAKALKGTQTSVFVGLVAALVATLIGTLLGALAGFFGGKVGDFLEWLYSVFTSIPEILLLLCFAAVFGRGIGSVAIILALVGWTGVYRQVRAEFLKHSVRDYVRSAEAVGASTASRMFRHILPNVSHVILVRMSLLVVGFIKFEVILSYLGLGVGVDDVSWGTMLAEAQSELILGHWWQLVAATAFMAVFVTAFSLFTDALRDALDPKLRGLE
- a CDS encoding ABC transporter permease, with amino-acid sequence MAAYLIRRLWQMIPTLLGVVLLVFLLFKGFGGDPAEILAGLNATQQQVDAIRQQLGLNEPWWVQLWINVKQIATFEWGRSWATNESVANIFATRLPATLTVMLPILILDALLALPIAMWVAYRRGSLADRTIMVITTVALSISFLVYIILGQYVFGFQLGWFPVQGWSDSVLKNLVTYVPLPVMLALLVGIAPQTRLYRTFFLDELGHDYVRTARAKGMTEGTVLFKHVLRNALIPILTNIGLALPGVFVGSFLIEVFFSIPGLGREVILAVNRSDYPVLQALTVYLAMLTMLINLAVDVLYKMVDPRVVLK